The following DNA comes from Planctomycetia bacterium.
ACGCAGGCGCTGTTGAAGATCTCAATGCAGGCATCGGCCATACGTTCCTGAACATATTCTTTATCAAGAATCGCCTTCTGGTGTTTGCGAAGCGCCCCTTCCACTGCCAGGCCGAAATCCTTGACGCGCTGGGCCAGTTCTTTGGCATATGGTTCCAGTTCCTTGTGCTTGACAGGTACATGGGGATCCTTAAAGCGTGCCGCCAGTCGATTGCCTGCCAGCTTGAAGAGTGCCCCCATGCCGCTGAATGGTGACTTGAGAGCATTGTCAACAATCTTGCCGACGGTGCCGAAGCCATACATGGCAATGAATTGGCGCATCACATCGTTGGCGCCTTCGCCAATCTGGTTGATGCGGGCATCACGCATCATGCGTTCGTAAGGCTCATCACTGAAGTAGGCTTTCCCGCCGAAAATCTGGATACAGTCGTTGACGGTTCGCCAGAGGGAGTCACTGGCCCATACTTTCAGCATGGCCGTTTCGAGCATGTAATCGCTGGAGCCTTTGTCAATCAAACCAGCACAAACATATGTGGCTGATTCAGTGGCGAAGGTCTCGGCAGCCATGTTGGCCAGTTTCTTCTTCACCATTTCAAATTCGCCCAGCGTCTGGCCGAACTGTTTGCGGGTGTTGGCATGGCGGGCAGCAGCTTCCACACACACTTTAGCTGCTCCGGTGCAACATGCGCCAAACGTGGTGCGACCAAAGTTAAGAACCGACAGGCCCAACTTGAGGCCACGCCCCAGCTTGCCAACGATGTTCTCTTTCGGCACACGCATGTTCGTGAAGCGGAGCTTGGCCTGCATCGTGCCACGCACGCCACATTTCAAGTGATTCTTCAGCACGACTTCAAAGCCGGGCATATCGGGTGTGACCAGGAATCCAGTGATTTCATCGCCCTTGCCATCCGCCTTGGGAGTGCGGGCAATGACGGTCAGCACGCTGGCAAAGCCACCATTGGTGATGTAGTGCTTGAAACCATTGATAATGTACGCTGAGCCATCCTCAGTAGGTGTTGCAGTTGTCTGCACGTTGCCTGCATCAGAACCTGCTTCAGGTTCGGTCAGTGCGAAAGCAGCAATCTTCTTGCCTTTGACAACATCGCGAAGGAATCGTTCGCGTTGTTCCTGGTTTCCTTCGAGAATGAGCGATCGGCAACCAATGCTGTGGTGTGCATTGACGAAAATGCCTAGCGATGCATCAGCGCCGCCAACTACTTCGAGCATCTTACAGTAGGCATACTGCCCGAGACCCAGTCCGCCGTATTCCGCGGGCACAGCAGCTCCAAGCACGCCAATGGCGCCCAGACCATCAATTACCGATTGCGGAATCTCGCAGTTCTTGTCGATAGCGACCGAATCAACGTGCTTCTCGCAGAAGTTTTTGAGTTCAGCGACTTTCTTCGCTGTGATATCCAGCTCCTTCTCCGCCAATTGCGGATAGGGGAACACAATTTCGGAGTTGAAGAGTCCGAAAAACAATCCCTTGGCAAAT
Coding sequences within:
- a CDS encoding acyl-CoA dehydrogenase family protein, whose product is MALTAQQRDAQYAQAEELFFKEGALGGFAKGLFFGLFNSEIVFPYPQLAEKELDITAKKVAELKNFCEKHVDSVAIDKNCEIPQSVIDGLGAIGVLGAAVPAEYGGLGLGQYAYCKMLEVVGGADASLGIFVNAHHSIGCRSLILEGNQEQRERFLRDVVKGKKIAAFALTEPEAGSDAGNVQTTATPTEDGSAYIINGFKHYITNGGFASVLTVIARTPKADGKGDEITGFLVTPDMPGFEVVLKNHLKCGVRGTMQAKLRFTNMRVPKENIVGKLGRGLKLGLSVLNFGRTTFGACCTGAAKVCVEAAARHANTRKQFGQTLGEFEMVKKKLANMAAETFATESATYVCAGLIDKGSSDYMLETAMLKVWASDSLWRTVNDCIQIFGGKAYFSDEPYERMMRDARINQIGEGANDVMRQFIAMYGFGTVGKIVDNALKSPFSGMGALFKLAGNRLAARFKDPHVPVKHKELEPYAKELAQRVKDFGLAVEGALRKHQKAILDKEYVQERMADACIEIFNSACVLSRLDSELSSQAPDINKNLPVGTFYLKVANRRIKANLAAMNDNDDEATTVAANLVLDQYKASVTNGKH